A DNA window from Pristis pectinata isolate sPriPec2 chromosome 29, sPriPec2.1.pri, whole genome shotgun sequence contains the following coding sequences:
- the LOC127584319 gene encoding ankyrin-1-like isoform X9 — protein MLTLLSEFLISLVLLGFFLVSCQNVFQIVSNTVQFVLKYIHQELDKELGESETSSDDEEIVTTRIIRRRLIVKGEEAKNIPGESVTEEQFVDEDGNIVTKKVVRKVVRRVGPGEGKEETVEVLLADTSDLENPADNFTKYNILTRDSTNSKDTVTTTRP, from the exons atgctgacattgctCAGTGAGTTTCTTATCAGCCTGGTGCTGCTTGGCTTTTTCCTCGTCAgctgtcaaaatgtctttcaaATCGTGTCCAACACTGTGCAATTTGTGCTGAAATACATCCACCAGGAGTTAGACAAGGAGCTCGGAGAGAGTGAGACCAGCTCCGACGATGAGGAGATCGTCACCACCAGGATCATTCGGCGGAGGCTGATTGTTAAG GGTGAAGAAGCAAAGAACATTCCAGGCGAATCAGTGACGGAAGAGCAGTTCGTCGATGAAGATGGCAATATCGTCACTAAGAAA GTTGTTCGAAAGGTTGTTCGAAGGGTTGGCCCCGGTGAAGGAAAGGAAGAGACAGTGGAGGTGCTACTCGCAGACACATCAGACCTAGAAAATCCAGCAGATAACTTCACAAAGTACAACATATTAACAAGAGACAGCACAAACAGTAAG